The following proteins come from a genomic window of Blastococcus sp. HT6-30:
- a CDS encoding acyl-CoA thioesterase domain-containing protein codes for MGSVAAGSGEDRSGAGPSVLDVLALEEIDRDLYRSTLLFTDPFPLYGGQVAAQALYAAGRTLGADRLPHSLHGYFLRSGDAARPTIFRVDRDRDGGSFSARRVVAVQGGDVIFSMSASFSVPGPGPDQQVQETPTVEAPDALPRFDLPRLFSMAARRPEQPFPAAHRPTRFWARSTVALPDDPLVHACVLTYLSDIGTGLSALPEDEAAPGPSLDHAVWFHRHARLDDWVLMDMVPRTVSGGRGWYTGSITTPSGVLAASFAQETLFRPGRNPFRPGS; via the coding sequence GTGGGATCCGTGGCGGCCGGTAGCGGCGAGGACCGATCCGGAGCCGGGCCGAGCGTGCTCGACGTCCTGGCGCTGGAAGAGATCGACCGGGACCTCTACCGCAGCACCCTGCTGTTCACCGACCCGTTCCCGCTGTACGGCGGTCAGGTGGCCGCCCAGGCGCTGTACGCGGCCGGCCGCACCCTGGGCGCCGACCGGCTCCCGCACTCGCTGCACGGGTACTTCCTGCGCAGCGGGGACGCCGCTCGCCCGACCATCTTCCGGGTCGACCGGGACCGCGACGGCGGGTCCTTCTCGGCCCGCCGGGTGGTCGCCGTCCAGGGCGGCGACGTCATCTTCAGCATGTCCGCCTCCTTCTCGGTGCCCGGGCCGGGGCCCGACCAGCAGGTGCAGGAGACGCCGACCGTCGAGGCGCCGGACGCGCTGCCCCGGTTCGACCTGCCGCGGCTGTTCTCCATGGCGGCCCGCCGGCCCGAGCAGCCGTTCCCGGCGGCGCACCGGCCCACCCGGTTCTGGGCCCGGTCCACGGTCGCCCTGCCCGACGACCCGCTGGTGCACGCCTGCGTGCTGACCTACCTGTCCGACATCGGCACCGGGCTCTCGGCGCTGCCCGAGGACGAGGCCGCGCCGGGCCCGAGCCTGGACCACGCGGTCTGGTTCCACCGGCACGCCCGGCTCGACGACTGGGTGCTCATGGACATGGTCCCGCGCACGGTCTCCGGCGGGCGGGGCTGGTACACCGGCTCGATCACCACACCCAGCGGCGTGCTGGCCGCCAGCTTCGCGCAGGAGACGCTGTTCCGGCCGGGTCGCAACCCGTTCCGCCCGGGCAGCTGA
- a CDS encoding thioredoxin family protein yields MRLPDGLVAVVKRDCPTCVLVEPVLRQLGAAVWCQDDAAWFPGDDTELELSYRLGIETVPTLLRVQDGAETARVVGWSREQWEQLTGVAGLGAELPEHRPGCGSLSVDPFRVDALEARYGASGLTSRRVELADLEDEHEAMFDRGWTDGLPVVPPTPERVLRMLRGTTRDPAEVIALVPPDLVECTVEKVAVNAVMAGCLPEYLPVVLAALEAASAEEFALHGLLATTYFSGPVVIVNGPVAGRIGMNSGVNAFGQGNRANATIGRALQLVVRNVGGGRPGEVDRATMGNPGKFTFCFAEREETSPFRPLAADRGVPGDAVTVFAGSGVQPVVDQLSRDPESLARTFAACLRVNAHPKLPMAFDAMLVVSPEHGRVFREAGWDRARLLAELEGLLALPAAELVRGADGMAEGLPGPVEGTVPKFRPGGLLIASAGGDAGLFSAIVGGWVAGATGSVPVTREVRA; encoded by the coding sequence GTGCGCCTCCCTGACGGCCTCGTCGCCGTGGTCAAGCGCGACTGCCCCACCTGCGTGCTGGTCGAGCCGGTGCTGCGGCAGCTCGGCGCGGCCGTGTGGTGCCAGGACGACGCCGCGTGGTTCCCCGGGGACGACACCGAGCTGGAGCTGTCCTACCGGCTGGGGATCGAGACCGTCCCCACGCTGTTGCGGGTGCAGGACGGTGCGGAGACGGCCCGGGTCGTGGGCTGGAGCCGGGAGCAGTGGGAGCAGCTGACGGGCGTGGCGGGGCTCGGCGCGGAGCTGCCCGAGCACCGGCCCGGCTGCGGCTCGTTGTCGGTGGACCCCTTCCGGGTCGACGCCCTGGAGGCGCGGTACGGCGCCAGCGGCCTGACCAGCCGGCGGGTGGAGCTGGCCGACCTCGAGGACGAACACGAGGCGATGTTCGACCGCGGCTGGACCGACGGGCTGCCCGTCGTCCCGCCGACGCCGGAACGGGTGCTGCGGATGCTGCGCGGCACGACCCGCGACCCGGCCGAGGTGATCGCCCTCGTGCCGCCGGACCTCGTGGAGTGCACGGTCGAGAAGGTGGCCGTCAACGCGGTGATGGCCGGCTGCCTGCCGGAGTACCTCCCGGTCGTGCTGGCCGCCCTGGAGGCGGCCTCCGCGGAGGAGTTCGCGCTGCACGGCCTGCTGGCGACGACGTACTTCTCCGGGCCGGTGGTGATCGTGAACGGGCCCGTCGCCGGGCGGATCGGGATGAACAGCGGGGTCAACGCGTTCGGTCAGGGGAACCGGGCCAACGCGACGATCGGCCGGGCGCTGCAGCTGGTGGTGCGCAACGTCGGCGGCGGGCGACCCGGCGAGGTCGACCGGGCGACCATGGGCAACCCGGGCAAGTTCACCTTCTGCTTCGCCGAGCGGGAGGAGACCAGCCCGTTCCGCCCGCTGGCCGCCGACCGGGGCGTCCCCGGCGACGCGGTCACCGTCTTCGCGGGGTCCGGTGTCCAACCCGTGGTCGACCAGCTCAGCCGCGACCCGGAGTCGCTGGCCCGCACGTTCGCGGCCTGCCTGCGGGTCAACGCCCACCCGAAGCTGCCGATGGCCTTCGATGCGATGCTCGTCGTCTCCCCGGAGCACGGCCGGGTGTTCCGCGAGGCGGGCTGGGACCGGGCCCGTCTGCTGGCCGAGCTGGAGGGGCTGCTCGCGCTGCCGGCCGCCGAGCTGGTCCGGGGGGCCGACGGCATGGCCGAGGGCCTGCCCGGTCCGGTCGAGGGAACCGTGCCGAAGTTCCGCCCGGGCGGGCTGCTCATCGCCTCCGCGGGCGGCGACGCCGGATTGTTCAGCGCGATCGTCGGCGGCTGGGTGGCCGGTGCGACGGGAAGCGTCCCCGTGACACGAGAGGTGCGCGCTTGA
- a CDS encoding YihY/virulence factor BrkB family protein, with translation MALAARFDAFQARHPAVAFPLAVVYKFADDRGPHLAALITYYGFVSLFPLLLMLTSVLGFLLQDDPGLQQRILESALSDFPLLGPVLVENIGTFRGSGVALVIGILGSLYGGLGVMQAAQAALNRIYAVPRFAQPNPLLSRLRSLLLVLALGLGAVASTALTASVSSLSGALPVPGPVVTVAATLTSLTINVGIFLVVYQVLTARRLDWRNVAVGAVIAAVLWELLHVLGTYYFGTYVTRSSDVYGVFGVILGLVVWIYLQALVVVLAAEINVVRHRRLYPRSLLTPFTDDVELTPADVRAYTGYARSERYKGFQRVEATFGKGARPQSADAEGFPGDVAGDDAAAAVDGSPGSGQR, from the coding sequence ATGGCGCTCGCCGCACGCTTCGACGCGTTCCAGGCCAGGCATCCCGCGGTGGCCTTCCCACTGGCGGTGGTCTACAAGTTCGCCGACGACCGCGGACCGCACCTCGCCGCGCTGATCACCTACTACGGCTTCGTGTCGCTGTTCCCGCTGCTGCTGATGCTGACGTCCGTGCTCGGCTTCCTGCTGCAGGACGACCCCGGGCTCCAGCAGCGCATCCTCGAGTCCGCGCTGTCGGACTTCCCGCTGCTCGGGCCGGTGCTGGTCGAGAACATCGGCACGTTCCGGGGGAGCGGCGTCGCGCTGGTCATCGGGATCCTGGGCAGCCTCTACGGCGGGCTGGGCGTCATGCAGGCGGCCCAGGCCGCCCTCAACCGGATCTACGCAGTGCCGCGCTTCGCCCAGCCCAACCCGCTGCTGTCCCGGCTGCGCAGCCTGCTGCTCGTCCTGGCCCTCGGGCTGGGCGCGGTGGCGTCGACCGCGCTGACCGCCTCCGTGTCGTCCCTCTCGGGCGCCCTGCCGGTGCCGGGGCCGGTGGTGACCGTCGCGGCCACGCTGACCAGCCTGACGATCAACGTCGGGATCTTCCTGGTGGTCTACCAGGTGCTCACGGCGCGCCGGCTGGACTGGCGGAACGTCGCCGTCGGCGCCGTCATCGCCGCGGTCCTCTGGGAGCTGCTGCACGTGCTCGGCACCTACTACTTCGGCACGTACGTGACGCGGTCCAGCGACGTCTACGGCGTCTTCGGCGTGATCCTCGGCCTGGTCGTCTGGATCTACCTCCAAGCGCTCGTCGTCGTCCTGGCCGCGGAGATCAACGTCGTCCGCCACCGGCGGCTCTACCCCCGGTCCCTGCTGACCCCGTTCACCGACGACGTGGAGCTCACGCCCGCCGACGTCCGCGCGTACACCGGCTACGCGCGCAGCGAGCGGTACAAGGGGTTCCAGCGCGTGGAGGCCACGTTCGGCAAGGGCGCCCGGCCGCAGTCCGCCGACGCCGAGGGGTTCCCCGGGGACGTCGCCGGGGACGACGCCGCGGCCGCCGTGGACGGGTCCCCGGGCAGCGGTCAGCGGTAG
- a CDS encoding siderophore-interacting protein, producing the protein MSEPRRNGDGRPPRKRTPRIGEVVRTSWITPHMVRVVLGGEGLAGFPDGEFTDRYVKLMFPPADATYAVPYDVEQLRAELPADQWPVTRTYTVRAWDAAAGELTIDFVHHGDEGIAGPWAAAARPGDRIQFMGPGGAYAPRPDADWHLLAGDEAALPAIAATLDRLPAGARALVFVEVAGPEEEQTDLATGTGVELRWLHRNGTEPGSALVDAVRAVPLPPGDGHVFVHGEAYAVRELRRHLRAERGLDPAWTSVSGYWRRGDTEDGWQSTKRQWNAAIEAEDAAGR; encoded by the coding sequence ATGAGCGAGCCACGGCGGAACGGCGACGGGCGCCCGCCCCGCAAGCGGACACCGCGGATCGGGGAGGTCGTCCGCACCTCCTGGATCACCCCGCACATGGTCCGCGTCGTGCTCGGCGGCGAAGGCCTCGCCGGTTTCCCGGACGGCGAGTTCACCGACCGCTACGTGAAGCTGATGTTCCCGCCGGCGGACGCGACGTACGCCGTTCCCTACGACGTCGAGCAGCTGCGCGCCGAGCTCCCGGCCGACCAGTGGCCGGTCACCCGCACGTACACGGTCCGGGCCTGGGACGCGGCGGCCGGTGAGCTGACCATCGACTTCGTCCACCACGGCGACGAGGGGATCGCCGGGCCCTGGGCCGCCGCGGCCCGCCCCGGCGACCGGATCCAGTTCATGGGCCCCGGTGGCGCCTACGCGCCGCGGCCGGATGCCGACTGGCACCTGCTCGCGGGGGACGAGGCCGCCCTGCCCGCGATCGCCGCGACCCTCGACCGGCTGCCCGCCGGCGCCCGGGCGCTGGTGTTCGTCGAGGTGGCCGGGCCCGAGGAGGAGCAGACCGACCTCGCCACCGGGACCGGCGTGGAGCTGCGCTGGCTGCACCGGAACGGCACCGAGCCGGGATCGGCGCTGGTCGACGCCGTCCGCGCCGTTCCGCTGCCGCCTGGCGACGGGCACGTGTTCGTGCACGGCGAGGCCTACGCGGTCCGGGAGCTGCGCCGGCACCTGCGCGCGGAGCGGGGCCTGGACCCGGCGTGGACGTCGGTCTCCGGCTACTGGCGGCGGGGTGACACCGAGGACGGCTGGCAGTCGACCAAGCGGCAGTGGAATGCCGCCATCGAGGCCGAGGACGCCGCCGGCCGCTGA
- a CDS encoding DUF2252 family protein, whose protein sequence is MDSSPQLTTATRDELLRLAREHGIPGRSRMSKEELVAALRQRERPAAQLGTGRPGSGRRRIGSRVDAFRLLAEARAAGEMVPVPRMLTGNDRRIHVRETVREDHGTRIASHDVEAQEKFDKLARSVFQFFRGTALLFYRDLVGEDARMPTVLALGDVHPGNFGVMPSADDVPIFGVNDFDDAFYAPFTWDLKRGAVGFLLGAGEKGGQGPAKQRAIARRFVHGYVSGIASYAAAATEDSEQLRLDNAPPLIADLIAGALEVSRADWLAGLLDDARSGFRTDDEVVPVSSRRVEFQQIVDRYVADNEVPVPERAGRMRVKDVAERKGAGTASLGLTRFFVLIEGPRADGTDDLLLEFKQARRSALDGVVPPSDYRMDGLADRIRHAQRVHLVDGDVFYGSVDIDGRSFMVRERAPFRDSISLGKLSGREWKEYAEICGRVLAHTHAMSDDTGNVDYDVEPAILDAIGGRDLFVDDVLRFAEEAAARVRQDHEHFVADHALGAFRSVDVVYR, encoded by the coding sequence ATGGACTCCTCCCCCCAGCTCACGACCGCCACCCGCGACGAGCTCCTGCGCCTGGCCCGCGAGCACGGGATCCCCGGCCGGAGCCGGATGAGCAAGGAGGAGCTGGTCGCCGCGCTACGGCAGCGGGAACGGCCCGCGGCGCAGCTCGGAACCGGGCGCCCGGGGTCCGGCCGGCGGCGGATCGGCTCGCGGGTGGACGCCTTCCGTCTGCTCGCCGAGGCCCGGGCAGCGGGCGAGATGGTGCCGGTGCCCCGCATGCTGACCGGCAACGACCGCCGGATCCACGTCCGCGAGACGGTGCGCGAGGACCACGGGACCCGGATCGCCAGCCACGACGTCGAGGCCCAGGAGAAGTTCGACAAACTCGCCCGGTCGGTCTTCCAGTTCTTCCGCGGTACCGCCCTGCTCTTCTACCGCGACCTGGTCGGCGAGGACGCCCGCATGCCCACGGTGCTCGCCCTCGGCGACGTCCACCCGGGCAACTTCGGGGTGATGCCGAGTGCGGACGACGTCCCGATCTTCGGGGTCAACGACTTCGACGACGCCTTCTACGCCCCCTTCACCTGGGACCTCAAGCGCGGTGCGGTCGGCTTCCTGCTCGGCGCGGGCGAGAAGGGCGGGCAGGGCCCCGCGAAGCAGCGCGCCATCGCCCGCCGGTTCGTCCACGGCTACGTCTCGGGCATCGCCTCCTACGCCGCCGCCGCCACCGAGGACTCCGAGCAGCTCCGGCTGGACAACGCCCCGCCACTGATCGCCGACCTCATCGCCGGTGCGCTCGAGGTGAGCCGGGCCGACTGGCTGGCCGGCCTCCTGGACGACGCGCGCAGCGGCTTCCGCACCGACGACGAGGTGGTGCCGGTCAGCAGCCGCCGCGTCGAGTTCCAGCAGATCGTCGACCGGTACGTCGCCGACAACGAGGTGCCGGTGCCCGAGCGGGCCGGCCGGATGCGGGTGAAGGACGTCGCCGAGCGCAAGGGCGCGGGCACCGCCTCCCTCGGCCTGACCCGCTTCTTCGTCCTGATCGAGGGGCCGCGCGCCGACGGGACCGACGACCTCCTCCTGGAGTTCAAGCAGGCCCGCCGGTCTGCGCTCGACGGCGTGGTCCCGCCCTCGGACTACCGCATGGACGGCCTGGCCGACCGGATCCGGCACGCCCAGCGGGTGCACCTGGTGGACGGCGACGTCTTCTACGGCAGCGTGGACATCGACGGCCGCAGCTTCATGGTGCGCGAGCGCGCGCCCTTCCGGGACTCGATCAGCCTGGGCAAGCTCTCCGGCCGCGAGTGGAAGGAGTACGCCGAGATCTGCGGCCGGGTGCTCGCGCACACGCACGCCATGTCCGACGACACCGGGAACGTCGACTACGACGTGGAGCCCGCGATCCTCGACGCGATCGGAGGCCGGGACCTGTTCGTCGACGACGTCCTGCGGTTCGCCGAGGAGGCGGCCGCCCGGGTCCGGCAGGACCACGAGCACTTCGTCGCCGACCACGCGCTCGGCGCCTTCCGGAGCGTCGACGTCGTCTACCGCTGA